A single region of the Sorghum bicolor cultivar BTx623 chromosome 7, Sorghum_bicolor_NCBIv3, whole genome shotgun sequence genome encodes:
- the LOC110436952 gene encoding WD repeat-containing protein 26 produces the protein MGGFEDDEPPSKRARASSVESASLPDYFSFSKSVNPLGSTMARPLPSQGKEVMVGSKGVIKKEEFVRIITKTLYSLGYEKSGAVLEEESGIILHKPMVNLFREQVIDGNWDNAVVTLNKIGLQDENIVKSASFLILEQKFFELLRNDDVMGAMKTLRCEITPLGVNRKRVHELSTCMISCSPQQLFLGFSKLGIDSSSSRWKLLEELQKVLPPTVMVPERRLENLVEQALTVQRDACYFHNSVDGLSLYTDHHCGKDQIPSRTLQVLHAHHDEVWFIQFSNNGKYLASASNDKSAIIWEVDEDGELLLRHTLIGHQKSVMMVAWSPDDCQLLTCGQEEAIRRWDVESGKCLHVYAKPVGLISCAWFPDGKQILSGLADENFCIWDLDGNEVDCWKGQRSTRTSDFAVAKDGNLIISMSRESTILLFDRETKQERLIEEGSTITSFSLSEDGDFLLVNLISEEIHLWNIRNDPVRVNRYKGHKRNRFVIRSCFGGSEQAFIASGSEDSQVYIWHRATGDLIETLAGHSGTVNCVSWNPTNPHMLASASDDHTVRIWGAKKASLKRKDVGSSNCNSNGFHSNGNAHGNGFVHQCNGNSTK, from the exons ATGGGAGGTTTTGAAGATGATGAACCACCCTCAAAACGCGCAAGAGCATCCTCAGTAGAATCTGCAAGTTTACCAGATTATTTCTCGTTTTCGAAATCCGTCAATCCTTTGGGAAGTACAATGGCTAGACCTTTGCCTTCCCAAGGGAAAGAAGTTATGGTTGGTTCCAAGGGTGTTATTAAGAAGGAGGAATTTGTTAGGATAATCACCAAAACTCTGTATAGTCTTGGATATGAAAAAAGTGGAGCAGTTCTGGAGGAGGAATCTGGGATTATTTTACATAAACCTATGGTGAATCTTTTCAGAGAGCAGGTGATTGATGGGAATTGGGATAATGCGGTGGTTACCTTGAATAAGATTGGCCTTCAAGATGAAAACATCGTGAAATCTGCGTCATTTTTGATATTGGAGCAGAAATTCTTTGAACTTCTAAGAAATGACGATGTCATGGGTGCTATGAAGACTTTACGATGTGAGATCACACCCCTTGGTGTTAATAGAAAAAGAGTGCATGAACTGTCGACTTGTATGATTTCTTGTTCTCCACAGCAGTTGTTCCTTGGTTTTTCAAAGCTTGGAATTGATTCTTCTAGTTCTCGGTGGAAGCTTCTAGAGGAATTGCAAAAGGTGCTCCCTCCAACTGTGATGGTGCCTGAGAGGAGGTTAGAAAATTTAGTTGAGCAAGCACTTACTGTACAAAGGGATGCTTGCTATTTCCATAATTCTGTTGATGGGTTGTCCCTCTACACTGACCATCACTGTGGGAAAGACCAGATACCGTCTCGCACGCTACAG GTTTTGCATGCACATCACGATGAAGTGTGGTTTATCCAGTTTTCAAACAACGGAAAGTATTTAGCCTCAGCGTCAAATGATAAATCTGCAATTATATGGGAG GTTGATGAAGATGGAGAGCTATTACTGAGGCATACATTGATTGGTCATCAGAAGTCGGTGATGATGGTCGCATGGAGCCCTGATGATTGCCAGCTTCTCACATGTGGGCAGGAAGAAGCCATCAGACGCTGGGATGTTGAATCTGGCAAATGTCTTCATGTTTATGCAAAGCCTGTTGGTTTGATATCATGTGCTTGGTTTCCAGATGGAAAACAAATATTGTCTGGTCTAGCTGATGAAAACTTTTGCATTTGGGATTTAGATGGTAATGAAGTAGATTGCTGGAAAGGGCAGAGATCAACAAGAACATCTGATTTTGCTGTAGCAAAAGATGGAAATCTTATAATAAGCATGAGTAGGGAGAGCACAATTCTTCTATTTGATAGGGAGACAAAACAAGAGAGGTTAATTGAAGAGGGTAGTACAATTACTTCATTTTCTCTATCAGAAGATGGTGATTTCCTGCTTGTAAATCTTATAAGCGAAGAGATTCATTTGTGGAACATAAGAAATGATCCTGTTCGAGTCAACCGGTACAAGGGCCATAAGCGCAACCGGTTTGTGATAAGGTCTTGTTTTGGTGGATCTGAGCAGGCGTTCATTGCTAGTGGGAGTGAAGATTCACAG GTCTACATatggcatcgagccactggtgATCTCATTGAGACTCTTGCTGGTCACTCGGGCACAGTCAACTGCGTAAGTTGGAACCCTACGAATCCCCACATGCTTGCATCAGCTAGTGACGATCACACAGTTCGTATATGGGGGGCAAAGAAGGCCAGTCTTAAGCGCAAGGATGTTGGGAGCAGCAACTGCAACAGTAACGGTTTCCACTCGAATGGCAATGCTCATGGCAACGGTTTCGTTCACCAGTGCAATGGGAACAGCACCAAATGA